ATCATGTTCCCTACAATCTTTGCGCTTGGGCTGAAGGGGTTGGGAAGGAACACGAAGCTGGGCGGGTCGCTGCTGGTGATGGCAATCGTTGGCGGCGCAATTTTTCCGCCAATTCAGGGATTGATCGCCCGGCAAACCGGAAGTGTTGCGCTCGGGTATATTGTTCCGGCGATAGGTTTTGCAGGTGTTGCGCTGTACGGGTTTTATCAATCGACGCAGCGAACGCTGCTCTCCGGTCCTGCTTACTGAAGCGCCCTTTTCTAAAGGCAATTGTGAAGTTTGTCCGTAGTCATGTTCTCCTCCGAAAAGGTAGAGAAGCCGAAAACTACTTCCACGCGACTGTCGCCCGAGGCTGTAAGCTCCTGAGTATTCAGTGAGGCGTTACGGGACGAAACGCACGTATATGAGGTAGCAGATAACAGTTGCTGCGGCGGCAAGGACAAGGCCCGATGTACGCCGTTTGTAGACGAAGAAGAGAAGTAGTAGCCCGGTGAGAGAGACCAGTGTCAGCAGGATGGCTGAGGCGTCGATAAGCCCCGACCAGACCTTGCCTGAGTCGCGGCCTTTGTGGAGGTCGTTGATGACAGCGATGAAGCCGTTGCGCACCTCAACGACGTCGTAGCGGTTTGAATCGCGGTCGATGAAGGCGTCGGCTGTGTAGCCGGGAGCCTTGAAGGAGATGGAGATCTGCGAGTCGTCGACGCGGAAGTCGGAGACGGCCCCGTGCAGCTTGTTGGCTGCGCGAAGCCGTTCGACGATCTCGAGCTTCGCCGGTTCAGCGCCATGGGCGAGACGCAGCCACTCATGCGGCATCTGGCCCGTGGTGCGGGTGGTCTTTTCGGTGTTGCCGAACCAGTCGGCGTGATTGAGGGTGAGG
This region of Acidobacteriota bacterium genomic DNA includes:
- a CDS encoding PepSY-associated TM helix domain-containing protein → MTSTKIAATKSVTFRAHLRRKTAVVSRWLHIYLSMVSFAIVLFFAVTGLTLNHADWFGNTEKTTRTTGQMPHEWLRLAHGAEPAKLEIVERLRAANKLHGAVSDFRVDDSQISISFKAPGYTADAFIDRDSNRYDVVEVRNGFIAVINDLHKGRDSGKVWSGLIDASAILLTLVSLTGLLLLFFVYKRRTSGLVLAAAATVICYLIYVRFVP